The following proteins are encoded in a genomic region of Streptosporangiales bacterium:
- a CDS encoding family 43 glycosylhydrolase, whose translation MRRVRFHRDPRRHRGRALLGIGAAFCMVATMTVPASASLIPSPAATPAAKDRPGPLPVTGPDTIANASGDGYITYGASTAAPRSVCGKPKRMGTVKQPKNCWVPYVVHGKGSRVGYAEKVKGDALPGGPGKWVNHNLGIWAPSVVHYRGRYYMFYTASQKGSAADPEARGRKCIGVATSTSARGRFHPRDTPMFCRKGGWAIDADAFVGRSNGNLYVTFRDDAATTGRETAISVVRLDTSVRKVVKRKLLLTSRAVTWEGNTDHGTHIIENPSMIRAGDGTWWLFYSGNSWRTKKYATGIAKCGKDPISSCRPYPGPDRPYFGYVGDGGLTGAHKPIAQLPRNQKAPGGMSVFRARGHGGMRAVWNYKTFTKHSKRYSLVGRLRLQGDRWSVVPE comes from the coding sequence ATGCGTCGGGTTCGGTTCCATCGAGACCCTCGTCGCCACCGGGGTCGCGCCCTCCTCGGCATCGGCGCCGCCTTCTGCATGGTGGCCACGATGACGGTGCCGGCCTCGGCGTCGCTGATTCCCAGTCCTGCGGCCACACCGGCGGCGAAGGACCGGCCGGGACCTCTGCCAGTGACCGGGCCCGACACGATCGCCAACGCAAGTGGTGACGGGTACATCACCTACGGTGCGTCGACCGCCGCTCCGCGCTCCGTCTGCGGCAAGCCGAAGCGGATGGGCACGGTCAAGCAGCCGAAGAACTGCTGGGTCCCGTACGTCGTGCACGGCAAGGGGTCGCGGGTCGGGTACGCCGAGAAGGTGAAAGGCGACGCACTCCCGGGCGGGCCAGGGAAATGGGTGAACCATAATTTGGGCATCTGGGCGCCCAGTGTGGTGCATTATCGCGGCAGGTATTACATGTTCTACACCGCGAGCCAGAAAGGCTCCGCAGCCGATCCGGAGGCCCGCGGCCGCAAGTGCATCGGCGTCGCGACCTCGACGTCGGCACGCGGGAGGTTCCACCCGCGCGACACCCCCATGTTCTGCCGGAAGGGCGGCTGGGCGATCGACGCCGACGCGTTCGTCGGGCGGTCCAACGGCAACCTCTACGTCACCTTCCGCGACGACGCCGCGACGACGGGACGGGAGACTGCGATCTCGGTCGTACGACTGGACACGTCGGTGCGCAAGGTCGTCAAGAGGAAGCTTCTGCTCACCTCCAGGGCCGTCACCTGGGAGGGCAACACGGACCACGGCACGCACATCATCGAGAACCCCTCGATGATCCGCGCCGGTGACGGCACCTGGTGGCTGTTCTACTCCGGCAACTCCTGGCGCACCAAGAAGTACGCCACCGGGATCGCGAAGTGCGGCAAGGACCCGATCTCTTCGTGCCGGCCGTATCCCGGACCCGACCGCCCGTACTTCGGCTACGTGGGCGACGGCGGTCTGACGGGTGCGCACAAGCCGATCGCGCAGCTGCCGCGTAACCAGAAGGCACCGGGCGGCATGTCGGTCTTCCGCGCCCGGGGCCACGGTGGGATGCGCGCGGTCTGGAACTACAAGACCTTCACCAAGCACTCGAAGCGGTACAGCCTGGTCGGCCGGTTGCGCCTCCAGGGTGACCGGTGGAGTGTCGTGCCGGAGTAA
- a CDS encoding sulfatase-like hydrolase/transferase produces MRRGKLRAVVALTVGMAMCVGLAGVSAATPSANGAAAGAGSAKVPMPPNVVLVLLDDFSNDLVKTMPNTLRLRRDGAYFPNSFVADSLCCTSRSALLTGLYPHNNGVWTNTPAPKGEKQGGWKAFHDNGNGAKTFVNAINERKGRSYRTAFQGKYLNGYAGKQGHPVPPGWTQWNAILGAGYQQWDYKMTTTEVKNGKHVMGKPASYGKADGDYATTVLERRAARYIEDSRREYKERPYFLEIAPYATHSIINGKRAHKGDPMFPPAPRDRPGGKSDGNCGAQDCSKLHARDLPGYNDPTKDNRPRFDSGRYGPHWQSDQPMGDDGAKATKHLRDRARMSQAIDRMVGTIRAKAGPNTYIIVTSDNGFHLGQHRARLGKGTAYDYDVRVPLIVYKKTADKANRLTPGPRSQVVSNIDLAPTIRDLSRTSLGEHRDGISFADALRNPKSTKGPRYAFVEHTRPAAKGKDASRDPDLQKGRGGTSSVPSYVAVRSKDAVLIRYDIRGTGQPAWEYYTYDRSRKDGLVEMTNTYLGARGTDRVKSMKAALNRFTGCDGRECRAARTLP; encoded by the coding sequence ATGCGAAGAGGGAAGCTCAGAGCGGTCGTCGCGCTCACCGTCGGCATGGCGATGTGCGTCGGTCTCGCCGGGGTCTCGGCGGCGACACCGTCGGCCAATGGAGCCGCGGCCGGAGCGGGATCGGCAAAGGTGCCGATGCCGCCGAACGTCGTGCTGGTGCTGCTCGACGACTTCTCCAACGATCTCGTCAAGACGATGCCGAACACGCTCAGGCTGCGGCGCGACGGTGCCTACTTCCCGAATTCGTTCGTCGCGGACTCGCTGTGCTGCACGTCGCGCAGCGCCCTGCTGACCGGCCTGTATCCGCACAACAACGGCGTCTGGACGAACACGCCCGCGCCGAAGGGGGAGAAGCAGGGCGGCTGGAAGGCGTTCCACGACAACGGCAACGGCGCGAAGACGTTCGTCAACGCGATCAACGAGCGCAAGGGGCGTAGCTACCGCACCGCGTTCCAGGGCAAGTACCTCAACGGCTACGCGGGCAAGCAGGGACACCCGGTGCCGCCGGGGTGGACGCAGTGGAACGCGATCCTCGGTGCCGGATACCAGCAGTGGGACTACAAGATGACCACGACCGAGGTGAAGAACGGCAAGCATGTGATGGGCAAGCCGGCTTCGTACGGGAAGGCCGACGGGGACTACGCCACGACGGTCCTGGAACGACGCGCCGCCCGGTACATCGAGGACAGCAGGCGTGAGTACAAGGAACGCCCGTACTTCCTGGAGATCGCGCCGTACGCCACACACAGCATCATCAACGGCAAGCGTGCGCACAAGGGCGACCCGATGTTCCCGCCCGCACCGCGGGACCGTCCCGGCGGGAAGTCGGACGGCAACTGTGGCGCACAGGACTGCTCGAAGCTGCACGCCCGCGACCTGCCCGGCTACAACGACCCCACCAAGGACAACCGGCCGCGGTTCGACAGCGGGAGGTACGGACCGCACTGGCAGAGCGACCAGCCGATGGGCGACGACGGCGCGAAGGCGACCAAGCACCTGCGCGACCGGGCACGGATGTCACAGGCGATCGACCGGATGGTCGGGACGATCCGCGCCAAGGCAGGACCGAACACGTACATCATCGTGACCTCCGACAACGGCTTCCACCTGGGACAGCACCGCGCGCGGCTTGGTAAGGGCACCGCGTACGACTACGACGTCCGCGTCCCGCTGATCGTGTACAAGAAGACGGCGGACAAGGCCAACCGCCTCACCCCCGGCCCGCGCTCGCAGGTGGTGTCGAACATCGACCTCGCACCGACCATCCGTGACCTGAGCAGGACGTCACTCGGGGAGCACCGCGACGGCATCTCCTTCGCCGACGCCCTGCGCAACCCGAAGAGCACGAAGGGGCCGCGCTACGCGTTCGTCGAGCACACCAGGCCGGCGGCCAAGGGCAAGGACGCCAGCCGGGATCCCGACCTGCAGAAGGGCAGGGGCGGGACATCCAGCGTCCCGTCGTACGTCGCCGTACGGTCCAAGGATGCGGTGCTGATCCGTTACGACATCCGCGGGACCGGGCAGCCCGCGTGGGAGTACTACACGTACGACCGCAGCAGGAAGGACGGCCTGGTCGAGATGACCAACACCTATCTCGGCGCCAGGGGCACCGACCGGGTCAAGAGCATGAAGGCCGCGCTGAACAGGTTCACCGGCTGCGACGGGCGCGAGTGCCGAGCCGCGCGAACACTGCCGTAG
- a CDS encoding helix-turn-helix domain-containing protein has translation MDDDLDQALDAVGPRLRALRRQRETTLADLSAATGVSVSTLSRLESGARRPNLELLLPLARAHGVTLDELVGAPPTGDPRIHLRPVTHHGMTMVPLTRRAGGIQAYKLVIPAGGRREPDLQTHEGYEWLYVLNGRLRVVLGDHDLVLSPGEAAEFDTRVPHWFGASDAEPVEFLSLFGRQGERAHLRARPKAAPPPERPDRRHGNAL, from the coding sequence ATGGACGACGACCTCGACCAGGCGCTCGACGCGGTCGGACCCCGGCTACGGGCGCTGCGCAGACAACGTGAGACCACGCTGGCCGACCTGTCGGCGGCGACCGGCGTCTCGGTGAGCACGCTGTCCCGACTGGAGTCCGGTGCCCGCCGGCCGAACCTCGAACTCCTGCTCCCCCTGGCCAGAGCGCACGGCGTCACGCTCGACGAGCTCGTCGGCGCCCCACCCACCGGCGACCCGCGCATCCACCTGCGTCCGGTCACCCACCACGGCATGACCATGGTGCCCCTGACCCGCCGGGCCGGCGGCATCCAGGCGTACAAGCTCGTGATCCCGGCCGGCGGCCGAAGGGAACCGGACCTACAGACCCACGAGGGCTATGAATGGCTCTACGTCCTCAACGGACGGCTGCGGGTCGTCCTCGGCGACCACGATCTGGTGCTCTCCCCCGGCGAGGCGGCCGAGTTCGACACCCGCGTACCGCACTGGTTCGGCGCCTCCGACGCCGAACCGGTCGAGTTCCTCAGCCTGTTCGGTAGACAGGGCGAACGCGCACACCTCCGCGCCCGCCCCAAGGCAGCACCCCCACCCGAACGACCCGACCGGCGCCACGGCAACGCGCTGTAG